In the Nicotiana tabacum cultivar K326 chromosome 16, ASM71507v2, whole genome shotgun sequence genome, one interval contains:
- the LOC142170759 gene encoding uncharacterized protein LOC142170759, giving the protein MEEDQDLKYFCKLCNKRYPCGKSFGGHMRSHVLANSAKLEEKVELKHKKVQSWINLGKKNSKRDHKSKYELGENSGYGLRDNPKKTWRAVDSRSPLPQENVCQQCGKIFQSLKALCGHMACHSGKDKGSKDDHSWTSENKNIAMDSNSDTEAEEPIMLRSRSKIKRYNKSKSSSFCLVNNRSFSSSVSEIDEQDQEEVAKCLMMLSMDSGNWNGVINSVVESSDNNSVVFESKSSSVDMKIARKDSLKYADSLDGTPRSKKKADRNLKLNVLNGEVQSENSDSGYFLDEYMNVESDASVDEFHRKYNYQRNTSNKSLGVWYDESRIDEEKGLNRMKKHITDIRNGSTKDYKYNSYGMASNLVKCESRKRNKDSSYHSELGNESFNKKIKLGFKGAEGSKHTQKKKKYECFNCKKTFSSYQALGGHRPCTKKINTYIESKYETNENSRDADRETFSNKKPAAHTRDISYNPEKKMKAKKFKGHECPFCNRMFKSGQALGGHKRSHFLTGSQENQYQASAFKREVVDLLDLNLPAPVEDVNGEPAFVSSW; this is encoded by the coding sequence ATGGAAGAAGATCAAGATTTGAAGTATTTTTGCAAGTTGTGTAACAAGAGGTATCCATGTGGGAAGTCATTTGGGGGTCACATGAGGTCTCATGTATTAGCAAATTCTGCTAAATTAGAGGAAAAAGTTGAACTCAAACACAAAAAGGTGCAATCTTGGATTAATCTTGGGAAAAAAAATAGCAAGAGAGATCATAAATCAAAGTATGAACTAGGTGAAAATTCTGGTTATGGCCTTAGAGATAACCCTAAGAAAACTTGGAGGGCTGTCGATTCGAGGTCCCCTTTGCCTCAAGAGAATGTTTGCCAGCAATGTGGTAAGATTTTTCAATCACTGAAAGCTTTGTGTGGTCACATGGCTTGTCACTCGGGCAAAGATAAGGGCTCGAAAGATGATCACTCGTGGACTAGTGAAAACAAGAATATAGCGATGGATAGCAACTCGGATACTGAAGCTGAGGAGCCAATAATGCTGAGGAGCAGATCAAAAATTAAAAGGTACAATAAGTCTAAGTCCTCTTCTTTTTGTTTGGTTAACAATAGAAGTTTTTCCTCATCTGTTTCTGAGATTGATGAGCAAGATCAAGAGGAAGTAGCAAAGTGTTTGATGATGTTGTCAATGGATTCTGGGAATTGGAATGGTGTAATCAATTCAGTTGTTGAGTCTTCTGACAACAATTCTGTTGTTTTTGAGTCGAAATCATCATCTGTCGACATGAAAATTGCAAGAAAGGATAGTCTAAAATATGCTGACAGTCTAGATGGAACGCCTCGAAGCAAGAAAAAGGCGGACAGGAACTTAAAACTTAATGTTCTGAATGGTGAAGTTCAATCTGAGAACTCTGATTCCGGATACTTTTTAGACGAATATATGAACGTTGAATCAGACGCCTCTGTTGATGAGTTCCATAGAAAGTATAATTACCAACGTAATACGTCTAACAAGAGCCTCGGAGTTTGGTACGATGAGTCTAGAATCGACGAGGAAAAGGGCTTAAACAGAATGAAAAAGCATATAACAGACATAAGGAATGGTTCAACCAAGGACTATAAATACAATAGCTATGGCATGGCTTCAAATTTGGTTAAGTGTGAATCAAGAAAGAGAAATAAGGATAGTTCTTATCACTCAGAATTAGGAAATGAGTCCTTTAATAAGAAGATAAAGCTTGGTTTTAAAGGTGCAGAAGGAAGCAAACATACTCAGAAGAAGAAAAAGTATGAATGCTTCAACTGCAAGAAGACTTTTAGCTCTTACCAAGCTCTTGGTGGACACAGACCCTGCACTAAAAAGATCAATACCTATATCGAATCGAAGTATGAAACGAACGAAAATAGCCGAGATGCTGATCGGGAGACATTTAGCAACAAAAAACCAGCTGCTCATACTCGAGATATCTCTTATAATCCTGAGAAAAAGATGAAGGCTAAGAAATTCAAAGGACATGAATGCCCATTTTGCAACAGGATGTTTAAGTCCGGACAAGCTTTAGGCGGACACAAAAGGTCACATTTCCTTACTGGTTCTCAGGAGAATCAGTATCAAGCTTCAGCATTCAAAAGAGAAGTTGTTGATTTACTTGATCTTAATCTTCCTGCTCCTGTTGAGGATGTGAACGGCGAGCCTGCCTTTGTGTCTTCTTGGTAG